In Rhododendron vialii isolate Sample 1 chromosome 9a, ASM3025357v1, the following are encoded in one genomic region:
- the LOC131300909 gene encoding uncharacterized protein LOC131300909: protein MATSSKAKVSLKLLIDTKGKKVLFAEAGKDFVDFLINLLSLPVGTVAKLLSNQASTVVDMPRAESIFDSALGLSNLYNSILNFDDSYLHPNKTKESLLNPNTPFSAARIPLLLPEGSPGAWPKKFYTCPGNYVNHPFIGDSTRGVCPSCRKNFSQEVLFHGAGDSAEKAVAACEVGFVKGGVIYMVTDELVVKPVSPISCIGLMGKLNVKDVSALEEREVDVGMDEALKLLKASLQTKTVLTSVFLGHKDA, encoded by the exons ATGGCAACCTCCTCCAAAGCCAAGGTGAGCCTAAAACTCCTCATTGACACCAAGGGCAAAAAGGTACTTTTTGCAGAAGCTGGGAAGGACTTTGTAGATTTCCTAATCAACCTTCTCTCTTTGCCCGTTGGAACCGTGGCCAAGCTCCTCTCAAACCAGGCCTCAACGGTGGTAGACATGCCTCGGGCAGAATCAATTTTCGATTCTGCCCTTGGCCTCAGCAATCTCTACAATAGCATCCTTAACTTCGACGATTCCTATTTACACccgaacaaaacaaaagaatccCTTTTGAATCCCAACACCCCATTTTCCGCTGCCCGAATTCCGCTCTTGCTTCCCGAAGGCTCCCCCGGTGCGTGGCCCAAGAAGTTTTATACATGCCCTGGGAACTATGTGAACCACCCGTTTATCGGTGATAGTACCCGCGGCGTTTGTCCAAGTTGCAGAAAGAATTTTTCCCAAGAGGTTCTTTTCCATGGCGCGGGGGATTCGGCGGAGAAAGCGGTGGCGGCGTGTGAGGTAGGTTTTGTGAAGGGAGGGGTGATTTATATGGTTACCGATGAGTTGGTTGTGAAGCCCGTGTCCcctatttcttgtattggtttgATGGGTAAGCTGAATGTTAAGGACGTGAGTGCacttgaggagagagaggtcgATGTCGGTATGGACGAG GCTTTGAAGCTGTTGAAGGCAAGTCTCCAGACAAAAACTGTGTTGACAAGTGTCTTCCTCGGGCACAAGGATGCATAA